Proteins encoded within one genomic window of uncultured Sphingopyxis sp.:
- a CDS encoding alpha/beta fold hydrolase, with product MSLPIVLITGQLLTDAVWQPLLDAWPDREVIVADNRSDDRIEGFAQRLLDKAPPKFVLIGHAMGGFVAFEVMRRAPERVAKLALISTLASADGPAQTARRQGYIDLVESGNFDQVVEERIPILFPEEKRGDARLLSIARQMAADTGAETFLAQQRAIMARIDSRPRLGEIAVPVLLIWGEKDGITSRAHHDEMAEAIPGARLEVVPGTGHLPMVEAPETVVPLLADFMDA from the coding sequence ATGTCGCTCCCTATTGTCCTGATAACCGGCCAGCTTTTGACCGATGCCGTCTGGCAGCCCTTGCTCGATGCGTGGCCCGACCGCGAAGTCATCGTCGCCGATAATCGCAGCGACGACAGGATCGAGGGTTTTGCGCAGCGCCTGCTCGACAAGGCGCCACCGAAATTCGTGCTGATCGGTCATGCGATGGGCGGCTTCGTCGCCTTTGAGGTCATGCGTCGCGCCCCCGAACGTGTCGCCAAGCTCGCGCTCATCTCGACGCTCGCTTCGGCCGACGGCCCGGCGCAGACCGCCCGGCGGCAGGGCTATATCGACCTCGTCGAAAGCGGCAATTTCGATCAGGTGGTCGAGGAGCGTATCCCGATCCTGTTTCCCGAAGAAAAGCGCGGCGATGCGCGGTTGCTCAGTATCGCGCGGCAGATGGCCGCCGATACCGGCGCCGAGACCTTTCTCGCGCAGCAGCGCGCGATCATGGCGCGCATCGACAGCCGCCCGCGGCTCGGCGAGATCGCAGTGCCGGTGCTGCTGATCTGGGGCGAGAAGGACGGCATCACCAGCCGCGCGCATCATGACGAGATGGCGGAGGCGATCCCGGGGGCGCGGCTCGAGGTCGTGCCGGGGACGGGACATTTGCCGATGGTCGAGGCGCCCGAGACGGTGGTGCCGTTGTTGGCGGATTTTATGGACGCCTGA
- a CDS encoding NAD(P)-dependent oxidoreductase, giving the protein MIVLHARPSPGFREAVDAILGPGVVVHVDEAAPLDAVAGEITALLHVLTPVTPDFIASAPKLKLIQKLGVGVNTIALDAAREHGVAVCNMPGTNSRAVAEMALSLMMAVLRRTSFFDARTRAGEGWTADPSELDSVGEIGGRTVGLVGFGNSAQLLAPVLAALGAKVAYTARSPRDVPYEFWPLDRLLAECDIVSLHIPLTEETRASIDPFAMKKGAVLVNTARGELVDETKLVEALASGHLRGAGLDVFAEEPLPHGNPLLGLPNTVLAPHIAWLTPETLVRSLTVAHENCRRLVAGDQLLHQVV; this is encoded by the coding sequence ATGATCGTCCTCCACGCCCGCCCCAGCCCGGGTTTCCGCGAAGCCGTCGATGCGATCCTCGGCCCCGGGGTCGTCGTGCATGTCGATGAGGCCGCGCCGCTCGACGCGGTGGCGGGCGAAATCACCGCGCTGCTCCACGTCCTCACTCCCGTCACCCCGGATTTCATCGCTTCGGCGCCGAAGCTCAAACTGATCCAGAAGCTGGGCGTCGGCGTGAACACGATCGCGCTCGATGCGGCCCGCGAGCATGGCGTCGCGGTGTGCAACATGCCCGGCACCAACAGCCGGGCGGTCGCCGAAATGGCGCTGTCGCTGATGATGGCGGTGCTGCGCCGGACCAGCTTCTTCGACGCGCGGACGCGGGCGGGGGAAGGGTGGACCGCCGATCCGTCGGAGCTTGACAGTGTGGGCGAAATCGGCGGGCGCACCGTCGGCCTCGTGGGTTTCGGCAATTCCGCGCAGTTGCTCGCTCCGGTACTCGCGGCACTGGGGGCGAAGGTTGCCTATACCGCGCGCAGTCCGCGCGACGTGCCCTATGAATTCTGGCCGCTCGACCGGCTGCTCGCGGAATGCGACATCGTTTCGCTGCACATCCCGCTCACCGAAGAGACGCGTGCATCGATCGATCCCTTCGCGATGAAGAAGGGTGCGGTGCTGGTGAACACCGCGCGCGGCGAATTGGTCGACGAAACAAAATTGGTTGAGGCGCTGGCCTCCGGCCATCTGCGCGGCGCCGGCCTCGACGTCTTTGCCGAGGAGCCGCTGCCGCACGGCAACCCGCTGCTCGGCCTGCCCAATACGGTGCTCGCCCCGCATATCGCGTGGCTCACCCCCGAAACGCTCGTGCGCAGCCTGACGGTGGCGCACGAGAATTGCCGCCGGCTCGTCGCGGGCGATCAACTTCTTCATCAGGTGGTCTAA
- the eno gene encoding phosphopyruvate hydratase, with translation MTSRIASVTGRQLWDSRGRPTVEAEVMLESGAVGRAIAPAGASRGAHEAIDLRDGGTAFGGFGVNRAVAGIGSDIADAIGGMDAREQAAVDAALCDLDGTPNKARLGANAVVAVSMAVLHAAAADAREPLWRYLAGDRKVRVPLPEIQIFGGGAHAGRRTDVQDFMVMCPKAGSFRRALEITDDVYRAAGKLMEAKGPLSGVADEGGWWPNFASNEDALDTLTRAIEASGHRAGEDVFISLDIAANELGDASGYSLALDDGRLSGEEMAARIVEWAGRYPILSIEDPAGQDDWTTMAAVTAALGERVQIIGDDVLVTSAERVARAGEAAVCNAALIKVNQVGTVTEAKAALDAAVARGWGAIVSARSGESEDVTIAHLATGWDAGQLKVGSFTRSERMAKWNEMLRIEEAMGADAEFAGFSAFAGSIGRVAA, from the coding sequence ATGACCTCGCGTATTGCCTCCGTCACCGGCCGCCAGCTTTGGGATTCGCGCGGCCGGCCTACCGTCGAGGCCGAGGTCATGCTCGAATCGGGCGCGGTCGGGCGGGCGATCGCGCCTGCGGGGGCCTCGCGCGGCGCGCATGAAGCCATCGACCTGCGCGACGGCGGCACCGCGTTCGGCGGCTTTGGCGTCAATCGCGCGGTCGCGGGGATCGGTTCGGACATCGCGGATGCGATCGGGGGCATGGATGCGCGCGAGCAGGCTGCCGTCGACGCGGCGCTTTGCGACCTCGACGGCACACCGAACAAGGCGCGGCTCGGCGCGAATGCGGTCGTTGCGGTATCGATGGCGGTGCTCCACGCCGCCGCGGCGGACGCGCGCGAACCGCTCTGGCGCTATCTGGCGGGCGACCGCAAGGTGCGCGTTCCGCTACCCGAGATCCAGATTTTCGGCGGCGGGGCGCACGCGGGGCGGCGCACCGATGTGCAGGATTTCATGGTGATGTGCCCGAAGGCGGGCAGCTTCCGCCGCGCGCTCGAGATCACCGATGACGTCTATCGCGCCGCCGGCAAGCTGATGGAAGCGAAAGGGCCGCTGTCGGGTGTCGCCGACGAAGGCGGCTGGTGGCCCAATTTCGCGTCGAACGAGGATGCGCTCGATACGCTGACTAGGGCAATCGAGGCGAGCGGGCACCGCGCGGGCGAGGATGTCTTCATCTCGCTCGACATCGCGGCGAACGAGCTTGGCGACGCATCAGGCTACAGCCTCGCGCTCGATGACGGACGTCTATCGGGCGAGGAGATGGCGGCGCGCATCGTCGAATGGGCGGGACGCTATCCGATCCTGTCGATCGAGGATCCGGCGGGGCAGGACGACTGGACGACGATGGCGGCGGTCACCGCGGCGCTCGGCGAGCGCGTCCAGATCATCGGCGACGATGTGCTCGTCACCAGCGCCGAACGCGTCGCACGCGCGGGTGAGGCGGCGGTGTGCAACGCGGCGCTGATCAAGGTCAATCAGGTCGGAACCGTCACCGAGGCGAAAGCCGCGCTCGACGCGGCGGTTGCGCGCGGCTGGGGCGCGATCGTCTCGGCGCGCTCGGGCGAAAGCGAGGATGTCACCATCGCCCACCTCGCGACGGGCTGGGACGCGGGGCAGTTGAAGGTCGGCAGCTTCACGCGTTCCGAACGCATGGCGAAGTGGAACGAAATGCTGCGGATCGAGGAGGCGATGGGCGCCGATGCCGAATTTGCGGGCTTCTCGGCCTTCGCCGGGTCGATCGGCCGGGTCGCGGCATGA
- a CDS encoding aminoglycoside phosphotransferase family protein — protein MTADADIAEGLRGAGLVGESDVVLEPLTGGVSCDVWKVETPSGPIVVKRPLPQLRVAAEWHAPVERGTSEVRWLRRARGVDPRIAPEVLVELSGHAFAMRFLPGCPVWKDELMAGRVDPAFAAQVGTGIAAVHAATAYNDADRAAFPNDEMFRALRVDPFLLHVARQDSELAPALTALADDLSSRKIALVHGDVSPKNILVSADGPVFLDAECAVYGDPAFDLAFCTTHLLLKAVWSGDARLSGAATALVAAYRGGIDWEDADGLLLRAGKLTAALLLARVEGKSPAPYLTDPEHKRIVRDQARALIPAPQPIDALVANWKRKFA, from the coding sequence GTGACGGCCGACGCCGACATTGCCGAGGGGTTGCGCGGCGCCGGATTGGTGGGCGAGAGCGATGTCGTCCTCGAACCGCTGACCGGCGGCGTGTCGTGCGACGTGTGGAAGGTCGAGACCCCGTCGGGCCCGATCGTCGTCAAGCGCCCGCTGCCGCAGCTTCGCGTCGCCGCCGAATGGCACGCGCCGGTCGAGCGCGGAACGAGCGAGGTACGCTGGCTGCGGCGCGCGCGAGGCGTTGATCCGCGCATCGCGCCCGAGGTGCTCGTCGAACTGTCCGGTCATGCCTTTGCGATGCGCTTCCTCCCCGGCTGTCCGGTTTGGAAGGATGAGTTGATGGCGGGCCGCGTCGACCCGGCCTTCGCCGCGCAGGTCGGAACCGGCATCGCCGCGGTCCACGCTGCGACCGCCTATAACGACGCCGACCGCGCCGCCTTTCCCAACGACGAGATGTTCCGCGCGCTGCGCGTCGATCCTTTCCTGCTCCATGTCGCACGGCAGGATAGCGAGTTGGCGCCCGCGCTGACTGCGCTGGCCGACGATCTGTCGTCGCGCAAGATTGCGCTCGTCCACGGGGACGTCAGCCCCAAGAATATCCTCGTCAGCGCCGATGGTCCGGTGTTCCTCGACGCCGAATGCGCCGTCTATGGCGACCCCGCCTTCGACCTCGCCTTTTGCACGACGCATCTGCTGCTGAAGGCCGTGTGGTCGGGCGATGCGCGGCTGAGCGGGGCCGCGACCGCACTTGTCGCGGCCTATCGTGGCGGCATCGACTGGGAGGATGCCGACGGCCTGCTACTCCGCGCCGGCAAGCTCACCGCCGCGCTGCTCCTCGCGCGCGTCGAGGGCAAGTCGCCCGCACCCTATCTCACCGACCCCGAACACAAGCGCATCGTGCGCGATCAGGCGCGCGCGCTGATCCCCGCGCCGCAACCGATCGACGCGCTCGTAGCCAATTGGAAAAGGAAGTTTGCATGA
- a CDS encoding alpha/beta hydrolase encodes MDPNGIEGLDAQFIGRVSPTAPRIQAGGHPCQGIYWTEAGKRPKVAIIATHYNVDFSEHYIAPYFARQGFGFLGWNTRYRGFEDQFLLEHAVLDIGVGMKWLKEEAGVEQIVILGNSGGGSLMGAYQAEAIAPTLTDRLPSAGQDALAQLVKGDLYISFNAHQGRPEVLTDWMDASVIDENDPVATDPELDPFNPDNGPPYSDAFIAKYRAAQRARNQRITDWAKAELARLNAAGIPDRIFPMFRCWGDIRCVDPAIDPSDRKPNWCYRGDPAIANRTPSIGRANTIKTWLNMWSLETSPCQGQPHLAKHDTPALVVQGTADTGVFPSDARKIFDFLGSSDKKLELIPGAHYFEDSIEERQNAADLVGAWIREKL; translated from the coding sequence ATGGACCCGAACGGGATCGAAGGATTGGACGCGCAATTTATCGGGCGTGTGTCGCCGACCGCGCCGCGCATTCAGGCGGGCGGGCATCCGTGCCAGGGCATATACTGGACCGAGGCGGGCAAGCGGCCGAAGGTCGCGATCATCGCGACGCATTACAACGTCGATTTCTCCGAACATTATATCGCGCCCTATTTCGCGCGGCAGGGTTTCGGCTTCCTCGGCTGGAACACGCGTTATCGCGGCTTCGAGGATCAGTTCCTGCTCGAACATGCGGTGCTGGACATCGGCGTTGGCATGAAGTGGCTGAAAGAGGAAGCCGGCGTCGAGCAGATCGTGATCCTCGGCAATTCGGGCGGCGGCTCCTTGATGGGCGCCTATCAGGCCGAGGCGATTGCGCCAACGCTGACCGACCGGCTGCCTTCGGCGGGGCAGGATGCGCTCGCGCAGCTCGTCAAGGGCGACCTCTATATCAGCTTCAACGCGCATCAGGGGCGTCCCGAGGTGCTGACCGACTGGATGGACGCATCGGTGATCGACGAGAATGATCCCGTGGCGACCGACCCCGAACTCGACCCGTTCAACCCCGACAACGGCCCGCCCTATTCGGACGCGTTCATCGCGAAATATCGCGCCGCGCAGCGCGCGCGCAATCAGCGGATCACCGACTGGGCGAAGGCCGAGCTCGCGCGGCTCAACGCGGCAGGCATTCCCGACCGCATCTTCCCGATGTTCCGCTGCTGGGGCGATATCCGCTGCGTCGATCCGGCGATCGACCCGTCGGACCGCAAGCCCAACTGGTGCTATCGCGGCGACCCGGCGATCGCCAACCGCACGCCGAGCATCGGGCGCGCCAACACGATCAAGACCTGGCTCAATATGTGGAGCCTCGAGACCTCGCCGTGCCAGGGCCAACCGCACCTCGCCAAGCATGACACGCCCGCGCTCGTCGTGCAGGGAACGGCCGACACCGGCGTTTTTCCGAGCGACGCGCGCAAGATCTTCGATTTCCTCGGGAGCAGCGACAAGAAGCTCGAATTGATCCCCGGGGCGCATTATTTCGAAGACTCGATCGAGGAGCGCCAGAATGCCGCCGACCTCGTCGGTGCATGGATCCGGGAGAAGCTGTAA